A stretch of DNA from Tigriopus californicus strain San Diego chromosome 8, Tcal_SD_v2.1, whole genome shotgun sequence:
CAATATACATGTTCGCCTCGACGCTGTCCATGATATCCCAACAGGGAGGTATTGACTCGTCTGGATTGATCTAACGTCACATGAGTGGTATTTTTTTCGACTTGAATCGATCTTAAATCAGGTTCATACCTTCTTAAATGGTAATTTATATTGGATCATTGTTTCCACCAGTTCAAGGCCCACTCAACTCATCTAATTGGTACAATTCAAATCCATAAGGCGACAAAGAATGCAATATATTTCTGTTGATTAAAATTGTAGCATATACTAAAGATCATTGCTGTTAGTTAAAATCATTAATCTATTCTAacacaaaatcatttttcattagtTCTAGCACTACTcttgctcttttcttttgccaaagTTTAGAAACACCAAACATTTCattgagaacaaaaataaacctCGATGAAAGCTGCTTGGGTTGGGCTGTGTAAGTAGGGTTGGTCTGTGAGCTGTGAATCGCTTCTTTGTCGAATTTATGTGATGAAATTTGTGTTGTGTAACTGGACCATTACTTCCTCCAGGCTGActgttttctcttttcttcagTTAGATCAATGTAAAAACTAGATCAATGTTGCAGATCCACTGGtgcaaaaagaggaaaaataggCAAGGGGAAGCATGCCTTGACCCAATTTACAAAAACGTTatgtcaatttggtccaaaattgatgaaatacTTGGTTATTTTTGCAACGTCCAAAAATCGGCGATCATCGTGTGAACTGTCCGTCCGCTCGTCATCTGTCATGACGGTGATCCAACATAAATGGGACAAGGACGGAGGGAGGCATTGGTAGCTAGTCGCTTTTGGGATTGGGCCGCAATCGCAAGGTTGGCTGAATTTGAGGCTGTTCGGTTTTGAGTCCTCCATCTGATGTCTCTTGCGACCTTCTTTGAGCGTAAGATGGATTGTTTGCCCACTCTGCCTCCTTACTGATGAATTCCACAAAGATCGCGGATGTAGGTAGAATGCATTATTGTCTCCATATTGACATCCTCTCTTGCTCCATCTGTTGAGCATATAAATTGGAAgtttatcaaaaatcaatctAATCCTGATCTTCATATCGTGATAGGCtaaaccacggacttctagaaatatggactgcgaacgagcttcccggcaaatcggcctgctcttggtcatagccactctgagccactcttcgaattaaagtaataaaaaaaagaaacgtagatctcttcatttAATGAtaaggtcaattttatatcatttacatgcaaagtcgatcgtttcaaagttatgttatcaaaagcttatgtagctgaccacaagcaggccgaaaattcaaattttatgtagtgtttacaacataactttgaacatgtctcctgagtttcctaagcatagatttgggctcaaacttggctgagttcatctattcaacaagacgtTGTGGTggtatgaagtgcttatttggaataagatgagcggtgtaggagataggatatttttgctcccGTTTGGAGTCCATATCTCTGGATGTCCGTGGCTAAACCAAGGACATTTGGCCATAGATCTGCATACGTATGTCGCAAAGATCCTGGAGTCGCTTTGGGGGGTCTAGGGAAGAGAGCCGTCCAGATTCCAGATACTGTGGCTCTCACGTCACCTCCGCCTAAGTCCCGAAACGCCTCCACAACTGATAAAGCTGCTCTGTAAGTGTGCGCTTCCAAGGCCCACGGTACTTCATGAGCGTTACTTCATGAACGGTACTTCATTTGTTTGTATATCCGCAGCTGTCTACAGATCTCGCATGTGTCGATGTGTAATAGTGAGGTAGAAGTCTTGATATGTCATGTGAAGTCTAAAGACCTGTCTATCGTGACGATTTATAGATAAGAAATTCGGAGAAGCATTGGACTTTACAGAAAAAGAATTAAAGAAGGAGGCGTGTACCCGAATGTTAATTATGGGTGATTTTAATTTCCCCTCTGCTGTTTTGGAGTTGCAACCCACTCCTCTTGGCTACATTCCCATTTCTAAATCGGCTTCCAACGCCTACCGAAAGTTGGAAGATTTCATGCTTTATTTTAACCTTTCACAGCACGTTGGTATTCCAACTAGGGAAAATAATATCTTAGATCTAGTGTTGGCAAACAGCCCTGAACTGGTTAGGAAGGTATCTGTGTCCCCcagtaaaatatctgatcacAACCTTATTGAAATATGTACAACAGTAGGAAAGGAGGTAAAAGAACCTTTTCAATTagaaaaatggggaaaaataGGGTTAGCTAGATATGCGTTTCATGATAGTCATTGGGAACGAATAATAAGCATGATAAATGATCTTGACCTCgtttccattttggaacagGAACCCACCATTGACAATGCTGTTAGGCGAATGACATGTATTTTTGAGGATGTTTGTGCTAAGCTCAATATCCCAAAACTATCCTCCAAAAGACTACACTCTCTCGTACCGAAAAAGCGAAAAACACTCTTTAAAAAGCGCTCTCAGCTGGCCAGAAGAATAGCATCTGCTTCCGGTCAATATGTTATCACCAATCTAAAAAGAAAGCTGGCCAacgttgaaaatgatattaaagTGTCTATCGAAGCTGACGCTCTATATAAGGAGAGGAAAGTAGTCCAAGAGGTAAAAATAAATGCGAAAGCCTTTTACACGTTTGCAAACTCGAAGAGAAAAATTAAGGCCGCAGTGGGCCCCTTCGAATACAGAGATAGACCCGTCCACGAACCCAAGCTTTTGGCAAATATGCTGGGTGATCAATTTTCTAAAGTGTTTACCTCTCCTATGAAACTACAAAATATATCAACTGACAATAACCCCAATGGTTTGAGTGATGTTAATATAACGACATTTGATGCAATGAGTGCGattaaagacttgaaagtggctaGCTCACCAggtcctgatggagtgaccTCGCACTTCTTAATAAAATGCTCTAAGGCCCTAGCTCCCGTTTTTGCCTATCTAATGAGATCCATACTGGACAAGGGAGAATTCCCCTCGTCTTTTAAAGTGGCTCACGTCATGCCAGTATTCAAAGGGGGTGACAAATCCAACCCAGCCAATTACCGACCTATATCATTCACATCCAATATTTCCAAGgtacttgaaaaaatcatgaaggctAAGGTGGTACAGTATCTAGAAAGCAATGACATTATTTCCTCGGGGCAACACGGCTTCCGTTCTCGTCACAGTACCATTGCCCAATtgattcaacattttgacaatattATAACAAGATTACAAACTTATGACTCGGTGGATGTAATATATCTAGATTTTGCGAAGGCCGTCGACAAAGTGGACCACGGGCTCTTACTTCAGCGTTACGTATCAACTGGTGTCCATGGGAAATTGCTGAATGTCAAAGATGGGTTTTTTAAAGAGCGTAAGCAATATATTAGAGTGGATAATACGCTAAGTAACGTGTCAAAATCAGGCGTACCACAAGGCAGCATTCTTGGGCCTATACTCTTCATCTAGCAACAAGCTCCACTGTATCTTGTTACGCAGATGACACCAAGCTGGTCTATGGAAGAACGAATAATTGTACTTCAGGGTTGGAAgacgatttggaaaatatatacAGATGGGTATCGGCAAATAATATGAGTTTTAATGGTAACAAATTTAGTCTTATGACATTCGGTAATATCCCaacagtttcaaaatacatggacAGCAGGGGCCACCCTATTCAGCAAGTTGGGTCAGTTAGAGATCTAATGGTGATTATTCAGGATACTGGTAACTTCGATGAGCACATTGAGGTCAAGGTGGCTaaggcctttcaaacatgcggatggatatacCGAACATTTAAATCCCATGATTCAATGACTAAGCTGACTCTCTTCAAATCTATTGTCCAACCCCATCTAGAGtatgcatatttttggacGCGCTGGCAATTTTCGAATTTGGAGAATGAGTTGAAAGCCGCGGAGAACTGTGTGGAGGCCTATGCCGGGGCCCACGTGGATGTTTTGTGTGCAGAAGAGTCTGAGAACAAGACTGAGGATGAAGACAACTCATTGGTGTGTGAGCTCCAATGTCAATCCTTGGAGTTTGAGCAAGATATCAGGAAGTTGCACCATCGATATTGTTTTGAATCTTCCCGTTGTGATTGTAGATCAAAAGGCTGAGGATAACGAAGATCAAAATCAGCATTGACCAATCAATAGAGCTTGCAAATCATGTCGAATCAATGCAGCATAATGGaccattttcttttataaGAGACTGATTGATTGCTAGTTAGTTTGgggctcaaaattgtttgGGAGACTCTGAACAAAAAACTAAAACGGCTGGCGACAGATTTTGCCTGAAACTTAGGAAACAGCATAACCAAGAGTCCCCAATTGCATCACAAATTGTTTTCTCGCTTGATGTTACTACCTAAGAATGACTTCACCACTAGACAGTGACGGGGGCAggggaaaatgaagaattccaattccaatcaatgaaatgcatttctttttacatgagttgactcaatCATAGCCTCAGAAAacaatggtcagttttgatctcaatcgaacgtctgtgtcaaaagttgagcatttaaaactcggaccagCAAGGACGCAAATTGAGTGAGCTAGCCCTGTTCTCTCACGTTACGGATTCAAGATAATCAGGGCCTCGGCTTGTAACTTTTCGCTTCTTTTATTAATCAAGGGTTTCGAAACGTAGGCTCCAAAGAATCGATTGGTTTAAAATGGCCGAATGTCAGGTGGCAACGCATGCTGATACCTCGTCTCAATCAGGGTCGAGGAATTCTCTTTCCAGAGCGGGTGACCAGATTGTGAATAAGTCCCCCGTTGTCAAGATCTTACCAGGATGGTactaagcaagtcattttctgcccacgtcgTACCGggtttcaggacctcattgcttttgacgcagacgttcgattgacGTAAAAATTGGAGAACGCTTTCTGAGCTAACTAAAatccaacttgtgtgaaggaaaatgcattcatttcatctggataaaagttacgtttcccccaccctaccgtctctgtcagttggtgacgtcgtccttgcaCTACCTAAAGAATGAATAGCTTCACCCATTTGCCCCATCTTGTTGGAATTACGGCATCTACAAGAGGTGAAACTCAATTTCGGAACATGCTGTGTGTCATTGAAACATAGAAACTacaaatgacattttgatcTTATGatgattgtattttttttgcaaacatcAAGGACTACTTATTTCTGGACATATTCAACATTTAATACTCTTTACATACAGGTTCACccttcaaaaatgtccaaataaaATGGAGGGCCATAAGTTCACAGCCCCTTGACTACCTATGATTGAAGTCTTCTACCTACCTGTCCAATgcttttgaattccaatgaaATGCCTTGGCACTTCCCTAGAACTAATGATAAAAAGTCCCCAACACAATTTTTGTCAAGTGTCAAGCCGAGCTTTCAAAATCAGCACTTGCCAATCAAAAGAGCTTACAAATCAAGTCGAATCAATAAGGCATAATGGACCCTTTTCCTTTATAAGAGACTGATTGATTTCAGGTTCGACATCAGTacaactttgaaattgatctgAGCACGGTATTCAAGCATGATGGCACTCCATTACCCAATGTTTATCACCTTGGCATGCATAAGCAACGCTGTTGTGGCCTTTACTGTGGGACCTGTTGGATTGGAATCCAACCAAGCCTTTGGGACCAATCTGCACAGCCGTAAGCTCTCTGATGAGAACACGCCCATTCTACCAAGTCCCCAAGATCGCTCAAGATCAATTGATTCCATCTTGGATTCGCTGGAAAAGATCAAGGATGCGGAGAAGCTGGAAGAGGCGTTGAATAAGTTGGTGGAGGAAAATCATTTGGGCAGACGACGTGCGATGAAGGCCGGCAAAAACCTGAACCAAAAACCTCAAACCGAGGCTGAGAACCGGGGTTTGCTTCCCCGCATCATCATTTATTATATTCAGCGTGGTGTGAGGCACATCATTTCCGGCGAAAAGATTGCCCACGTTATCCGCTTTATCTTCCATGAGTGTGTTGGTAATGAATTTGGAAAGCTCATATTGGATTTGGCGATTCCCAGGGTGGATCTCTAATCGTGCTTTGTTTTGCTCTTTGCCCTCTCTCTATGTTCACACAGGTGGTTGTGATGGTTGCTTAAATCGGGATTTGCCTCCTAATATGACGCCAATGTTAGAAACAGTCACGTTATTGGACCAATTGTATGACTCCAGATTTTACCGCCGATTCGTATCAAGGGCAGACTTTTACGTCCTGGCGGCCATAACTACCTTGGATATAGGAGTGAGCAATGCTAACCAATGATGCCCCGCTAATGGTAGGCAATGCATTGACAGGGTGAGCACTGACTGCGTATTGCATACGCACAAAGCGATAGCAAATCATTTCATGAGAGCATTTGATCCATTGTGCACTCATCAATTTCAGCCACGAATCCCCTTTCGGTTTGGGAGAAAAGATTGTGCCACCAGTCCGATTTCGGCTGAGAGCCGGACATTCCCGAAAGGCCGAGACGACTTTGACGCTGTGATGGCCTTCTTTGCCATCGAATTTGGATTGGGCCCCCGCTTGGGCACAGCGCTCTCCGGGGCTCATACCCTGGGAGGAGCTGCTGGAGCTGCTGGGTCCGGGTTCCTTGGATTTTGGAAAGAAAGTAATGCATAAGCGGGTGGATGAGAGGAACGAATCATTTCCCAAGTCCAAGTACCCAAAAAAACACtgaaatgtttgtttgttcttgCTCTTCAGACGCAACTGAAGCGGCCAAGTTTGATGCTAGATACTTCAGCCTCATGGCTGACCCAGACCTCAATTGGAATCTTGTCAATGCAGCTCTGCAGACAAATGCCAACTCCCCAAGATGGCAATGGGAAGGGTTCCGAGACAATGAGCAGGCATGTACTAAAACAGccaatttttcatctttgagtGAAGCTCCCAACCAAAACAGGACTAATACATTGTCTTCTGTACCTCCTCCATCTTTTGTATTGTACTTGTAGGTATCCTTCATGCTTAACTCGGATGTGGCCTTGCTTCTGGACATTCAGCCAAACGCCGAGTAAGAACTAGCACGGAACACTTGTGCATGAAGGCACCTTATGCAGACATGATGCAGTGCACCTAACTTCATATGACAAATATGTCATATTGTtactgtttttgttttctttttctacttCAGGGGTCGGAGCTCCTGCAATTTTGACACTTGTCAGCAATCCCAGACAGCAATTCTGGTCAAAATCTATGGCCGATTCCCCAACTTCTGGATACGAGACTTCTCTGTGGCATTCACAAGAATGGTTGAAAACTAGAAGACGCCATTCATGGAGCCAGCCGGCAATGATCTGGGTGGTGAACTATCCTAATCAAGATAGGAAGaagacagaaaaagaaaacaagcacccaatttt
This window harbors:
- the LOC131884756 gene encoding putative ascorbate peroxidase, which codes for MAFFAIEFGLGPRLGTALSGAHTLGGAAGAAGSGFLGFWKENATEAAKFDARYFSLMADPDLNWNLVNAALQTNANSPRWQWEGFRDNEQVSFMLNSDVALLLDIQPNAEGRSSCNFDTCQQSQTAILVKIYGRFPNFWIRDFSVAFTRMVEN